The genomic interval CAGGCTGCTCAGCCGCATTGCCAAAAACCCCATCAGGCCCTATAATTTCTCCCGGTCCTTAAAGAAAATAACCGGCTACAATACCAAACAATGGCACCAACAAACAGTCGATGAACTGAGGGATTTATGGCAGGCTCAATCTTCATCCCTATCAATCAAAGAATACACGAAGCAAGCTGTTCCCTCATCGAAGTTCCCGACCAGCTACTACTACCCACAAGCCTCCGACAATGGGGTCATTTACGCTATCAAGGAATCCCCACTTCGTGTAAATTCTATCATACAATTAAAAGACGGTAAGGAGACTGTCGAAGTCGTTAAAACAGGCAGGCAGAACAGCCCTTACTTCTCGTATGCTGCTGAACAATTTGTATGGAATGAAATCCGCGAAGACCCACGCTTCAAATTAAGGAGTTACTCGGTTATTCACTATTACGATTTATCGACTAAACGTCGGTGGAAAATCACAAAAAAGAGCAGGCTTTTCTCCCCTTCCTTAAGCAAGGACGCAACCAAGATTGCCGCGATTGAAATCGACCTAAAAAATGAAAACTACCTCGTCGTAATCGACACCGAAACCGGCAATGAAATAAACCGCATTCCCTCACCGGGCGACCGTAATCTTTCCCATCCTTCTTTCCAACCAGACGGCAGTCATATTTTAGTCGTAGGCAGGAACAGCGAAGGCTCATCCATCATCGAATTTTCACTTGCTAATAAAAGTAGCAGGATATTATTAGACCATCAGATTCAGGAGATAGCTGACCCCTCATATACTGGCGATGGGATTCTCTTCAAAGCCCATTATAACGGGATTGATAATCTCTATTTATTAAACCCAGAGACCGGTGAAATCCGCCAGCTAACATCGGTTCGATACGGCGCTTTCAACCCTTCGTACCAAGCCGAGGACAACAAAATATTTTTTAGCAACTATACAGGTAGGAACTATGAGATTCAAAGTCTCTATTTAGACACGCTGCACAGTCGTGATATTAGAGATATCGAGAATTCCTTTATCAGCTATTTTAAGCCCCTCTCAGACACGATCAACTTACCACGCGCGCATAGTCTCGATAGCACGCGCAAATTTCAACACAAAGCCTATAAAGAGATCGCACATCTCTTTAACTTTCACAGCATCTCCATTAACGATGGGGAATATGATAATCTCACCGAGTACAAACCGGGTTTATTTTTCTTGTCAAACAACATCATGAATACCCTGGCGGTAAAAGTTGGAGGTACCTTTGATCCTGATATCCATGCGTTGAACTTTCAAACCGAATTTGCCTATAACCGGTATTACCCTAAATTTTCAGCAGCTTACCACAACAGAGAACAGCTGGCCAATGTACGACACCCCCAAAGCAAAGAAATATACCCGGCACGGTGGCGTGAACATTACAGTCAGTTCCAAGTTCAATTCCCTTTTTCCATCAACCGCCTGAACTACAACTACAACATCAACCTCGGAATTGCAAGCTCCTACACCCATCGGTACGGTATCAACAGACCCGATTTTCAGAATGTTCTAATCAAGCATATCGAGTTTCCACTTCATTACCAGGTCTCGCTTGGCAGAAATGCCCGGCGGGCACAGCTTGATCTGGCCCCTCGTTGGGGACAGAACATCTCTTTAAACTATCGGCACCTGCCCTTTTCCCACCTTACAGGGACGCGACTAGCTTTGCAGTCGACATTCTACTTTCCAGGCCTGGCAACGAACCACTCAACTCAGCTACGTTTCAACATGCAGGAAAGGAGCGGCGTATTTGCATACGAGAACATCATCCCCATGGTCAGCGGTTTCGATCAACTCACGCCGACGCAACCTTCCAATACCTTATTTCTCAACTATAAGCTCCCGATTGCTTATCCTGATTTTGACATCGGCCCGCTGGCTTATGTTAAAAGCTTCAAAGCCAACCTTTTTGCCGATTTTGAAGATATTGGAGTCGGCAACCAGCCAAAACCGCGAACTTACGGCGTGCAACTGCTCGCCGACGTCAATTTCTTCCGTTTCGTTTTACCGGAGTTTGAATTAGGGCTGAAAGGCATCGCTGTAAACGAAAACAACCCGAAGAAATTTATTTTACAGTACAGTCTGAGTTATTCTTATTAGATTATTTATCTTTATCTATCGATAACGATTTATCTTTAGTATAAAGAACCAAACCGAACCCTGCCATGAGAGCAAAAACCATTTTCATCATTATCATGACCGTATTGGTAACCATCATCTTAATGAACAATACGGACACCGTCACATTTTGGATCTTTGGGGATGTACAAATTCCCAAACTAGCAATCTTAGGCGTCCTGTTTGCGCTTGGCTTCTTGTTAGGTTTTCTGGCCAGGGGAAAAAGAAAGCGAGTAGAGCAGGAATTCACCATCCAGAAGAGTACGGAACCGGCTATAGGTTACGGCGATGACACGTCTTCAGATGACGATTTCGCTGATCAAAATTACATCCGCTAGCCTGCCAGTCGCCCACCGGCAAACCAGTTCATCACCCCAATAGCCTAACCGTATTTAATCTGCCGACGTGGCCTTTTCGAAATAACGATGCATAAACAGCGCTTGGTAATGGATCGCTTCTGTCCAATAATCCCAATTATGCGCACCAGGTCTTACAATGTAACTATGCGGGATATTGCGAGCCAATAGCTTGTCGTGCAAACTTTCATTAACCTGATAGAAAAAATCTTCTGTACCACAATCAATCAGCAGCTCCAACGATCCAGGCGTTAACAGGTGAACCTGATTAACAACTGTATGCTTCTCCCAACGATCGGGGTTTTCTGCATAACTTCCCAGTCGTTTTGCCATATCCCAGCGCAGAGGAAACGGACGGATATCAACCCCGCCAGACATACTGCCACCTGCTCCAAAAACATCTTGATGCCTCATCGCTAGGTAAAGAGCGCCGTGTCCTCCCATACTTAAACCTGTTATACCACGCGCTGTCCGATCCTTCCGGGTTTTCAATTCGCCGTCTACCCAGGCGATCAGCTCTTTCGCAACAAAAGTTTCATACTGAAAGGAAGAATCCTCCTCACTATCCCAATACCAGCTACCAACGCCTCCATCCGGACAAACGACGATCATCGAATACCGATCCGCCAAAGCCTTTAGTTCCGGTGCCCGATTAACCCAGTCTGCATAATTACCACCATAACCATGAAGAAGGTATAAAACCGGAAAATCGGCTTCCTCCTCATAGCTTTCTGGCAAAATCGTAACTGTCTTGATGTTTTTATTCATCGCCTTACTATAGACCTCCACGGTGTCAACTTCCGCAGAGAACACGACACCGGACAACAAGACAAATGAGAGTATCAGATAAATCTTTTTCATAATCAGATAAGTGGTTAAATAGTTATAATGGTATCAAATTAACAAAATTAAGGAACCCCTTTCACGTGGAGCATAATTAACGTGCTATGCGGCATCCCTAAAGTCGTTCCAGGCTTTATTTCCATCAGGTTGTGCAGATACACGTCAATGATTCCCTGAAGCACCCGCTTACGGGACTCTTCAAATTCGGGACTTGTAACAAATTTACCTACACGCATTTTTCCATACTCATCAACAAGCACCGAAAAGGAATAATAAAACTCTTTATAAACATCTTTAATCTCAATATCAAACTCCGGATACAAGTACCGGTAAGCGGCCGTCTTTCCAAGTTCTTCACCCTCGTCATATTCATAACGTTCTACCGTCAGATTCCCGTCGATACTCGTCAGCTCCACACCGTGCCTGGCTGAAAAAGCACTGTCGATCGACTCCGGGTTGCGATTGGCGCGCTCTACCCGCTCACGGATAAATGCGGTATCTGCTTTGCTAGGTTTCCTTAGCTCATCGATCGTTGTCTTCAGTGAGTCTTTGATAAAGCGCTCTGAATAAAATTTCATATAAACATTCGAACGTGGTTCTTTCACACGCAAGCCTTGTACAGCCAAACGCTGAAACAACAGACTATCCGTGTCCAAACTTTTTACCCGAAACCACTCCGTTCCAAAATGGAAAATCGAATCATGGTCATAATAGATCGGGAATCGAATCATGGAGTCTACATCCGTACTATAAATCAGTACCGTATCATTATTTACGAATCGTATATGCCAAATAGGTTCCTGCTGAAAGCCGATGGTGTCAAAAGAAAGACCGTTATCAAACGCCCGTCTGGCCTCAAAGAAATCCGTTCCCGCAATCGGTGCGAAAGGCGGTCGTTTACCATCCCTATTCCCTTTTGACGGGACGCTACAAGCCGAAAAAAGAACAATAATAAATAGAATCGAAGAAAAAACGCAGGATAAGACTGAAGGGCTTTTTGTTTGCATACGAAGCAAATATATTCAATTCATCAGTTATTTGGTAGCTAATATAGCATTAATCCATATATTTGAACATCAAACTATAACCACATAAACATGCTAAGTCAAATCATTTTTACGATTTTGCTTTTGGGGGCAATCGCTTTGTTCACCATCAATGTTCGTAAAATAATACGTAATATTAAATTAGGGAGAAGCGAAGACCGAAGCGATCGGCCTGCCGAGCGACTGAGAACGATGCTTTTGGTGGCCTTTGGTCAGAAAAAAATGTTTAAACGCCCGATTCCGGCACTCCTCCATCTTTTTGTATACCTGGGTTTTGTAATTATCAACATCGAAATGCTGGAGATCGTTATTGACGGTCTGGCAGGTACGCACCGTGTTTTCAGTGGGATGGGTACTTTTTATAATTTTCTGATCGCCAGTTTCGAGTGGCTGGCCTTAGCTGTGCTCCTCGGTTGTGTTATCTTTTTGCTCCGCCGCAATATTGTACGCGTAAAACGCTTCTTCGGAACGGAAATGACATCCTGGCCAAAAACAGACGCCAACCTGATCCTGATTATGGAAATCTTGTTGATGTCTGCTTTTCTCATCATGAATGCTGCAGATTACAAGCTGCAGCAGTTGGGCGCAGAACACTATACAGCGGCTGGCAGCTTTCCGGTAAGCAGCTTCCTTGTCAATATGCTCCCTGAAAATATCAGCAACCTTGTCCTAATCGAACGCGCCGCCTGGTGGTTCCATATTATTGGGGTTCTTATTTTTCTGAACTACCTGGTGGTTTCAAAACACCTGCATATCATATTGGCTTTCCCGAATACTTACTTTTCGAGATTAGAACCGAAAGGGAAATTCCCGTTGATGGAAAGTGTGACGACCGAAGTAAAAGCGATGCTTGACCCGAGTTTTACGCCTCCGCCCCCTTCAGAAGAACCCATGCGATTTGGGTCAAAAGACGTTAGCGACCTAAGCTGGAAAAGTCTTCTCGACGCCTATACCTGCACCGAGTGCGGACGCTGCACATCGGTTTGCCCTGCCAACATCACCGGCAAACTTCTTTCACCGCGAAAGATCATGATGGATACACGCGACCGGCTAACAGAGGTAGGTAAGAACATCGATAAGAACGGGTCCTTTCAGCCTGATGAAAAGAGCCTTCTGGACAACTATATCACCCAAGAGGAACTTTGGGCCTGTACCACCTGCAATGCCTGCGTAGAGGCATGCCCGGTTAACATTGATCCGCTGAAGATCATTATGGAGCTACGGCAATATGCTGTAATGGAGGAATCACAAGCGCCTGCACCTATCAATGCCATGTTCGGAAATGTTGAGAACAACGGTGCTCCGTGGAAGTATTCACCTTCCGACCGGGCTAACTGGGCGAAAGCATAATTAATATTAATTTGAGTTTAACGAAAGAAGACATGACAGACCTACATATACCAACCGTGGCCGAACTAAGTGCGAAAGGCGAAATCCCCGACATTCTATTCTGGGTGGGGTGCATGGGAAGCTACGATGAACGAGCACAACGCATAACAAAAGACATATGCAAAATCCTGCAGCATGTAGGGTTAAAATACGCCATCCTAGGCGAAGAGGAAAGCTGCACAGGCGACCCCGCCAAGCGGGCCGGAAATGAATTTCTATTCCAGATGCAGGCCATGATGAACATCCAGGTACTTGATGGCTACCAGATCAAGAAAATCGTAACCGCCTGCCCACATTGTTTCAATACCATTAAAAACGAGTATCCGGCTTTGGGCGGACATTATGAAACAATCCATCATACCCAGCTGATCCAGGAGCTGATCGATAGCGGAAAGCTGAAAGCCGAAGGAGGAGAATCGTTTAAGGGCAAACGCATCACTTATCACGATCCTTGTTATTTAGGTCGGGCTAACGGAGTTTATGAAGCACCGAGGAAAGCACTGGAAACACTGGATGCCGATCTGATTGAAATGCGCCGCTGTAAGAGCAATGGATTATGTTGTGGGGCTGGCGGAGCTCAAATGTTTAAAGAGCCTGAGAAAGGGAAAAAAGACATCAATGTTGAGCGTACCGAAGAAATACTTGAAACAAAGGCACAGGTAGTAGCCTCTTCTTGTCCGTTCTGTATGACCATGCTTCGCGATGGAGTGAAGCATTTTGAGAAGGAAAAAGAAATCGACGTGCTCGATATAGCTGAAATTACTGCACGTGCTAATGGTTTGTAAACCCAGCACGTGCAGATCTCACACGTTCAAAAATTAAAATCTAATCCAAGATGGTTATCTCAACGCGGCGGTTTTGTTGACGGCCTTCCTTGGTTTTATTGGTAGCTACTGGTTTCTCCAACCCATATCCTGCTGTCGAGATACGGCTGGCTGAAATACCAGAGTTAGCTAAAAAATCTTTTACAGAGGTAGCACGTTTGTCTGAGAGCCATTTATTATACTCTGCGGTTCCGGTAGCGTCAGTATGCCCATCTACCTGGATGTTGGCATTCGGATAATCCGCAACGGTTTCAACAAAGCGCAGTAAGTCTTGCTTAGCTTGTTCTGTCAAATAAGAAGAGTTTGTAGGGAATAATACATCCGACTCAAAAGTCATCATCAAACCACGGTCTGTTTGGGTTAGGTTATCCGATCGAGAGCCTTCTACTGTCTTACCATTGTATGTTACCACTGCTCCGTCTTTAATTTGCATCTGCTTACTGGAACAAGAGAACAACACCAATGAAACAGCAATACAGATCACGCTTAGGGTATTTTTTTTCATCTGCTATACTTGTTTATAATATCCGATTCGAAATTAAGCAATTTTTAGACGAAAAACAGAATAAAAAAGAAAAGCTTCGACAAAACATCGAAGCTTTTCTTTTTTGAAGTAAAACCTAATTAATTACTCAATCTTTTCTTCAGATTTTCATCAATTGCAGCCAAGAAATCCTCAGTATTTAAATAATGTTCTTTCTCAACTTTACTACCGTGTATACACACCGCAAGGTCTTTCGTCATCTTACCACTTTCGACAGTTTCAATACATACCGCCTCAAGCGTATTGGCAAAGTCGATCAGTTCTTGGTTGTTATCTAATTTACCGCGGAAGGCTAAGCCACGTGTCCACGCAAAAATAGAAGCAATCGGGTTTGTAGACGTTGGATTACCTTTTTGATGTTCACGGTAGTGACGTGTAACGGTACCATGAGCCGCTTCAGCTTCCATTGTTTTACCGTCCGGAGTAATCAAGGTAGATGTCATCAGACCCAATGATCCAAAGCCTTGGGCTACCGTATCAGACTGTACATCACCGTCATAGTTCTTACATGCCCAAACGAAGTTGCCGTTCCACTTCAACGCAGCAGCAACCATATCATCGATTAAGCGGTGCTCGTATGTAATTCCTGCTTCGTCAAACTGAGCTTTGAACTCGTTTTGATATACTTCCTCGAAAATATCTTTGAAACGACCATCGTATTTCTTTAAGATGGTATTTTTAGTTGAAAGGTAAAGAGGCCATTTTTTGCTTAACGCTTGATTAAAGCAAGCACGTGCGAAACCGTAAATACTTTCGTCTGTGTTGTACATCGCCAAAGCAACGCCATCACCTTTAAAGTTGAACACTTCAAATTCTTGTGTATTTCCGTCTTCACCTTCAAACTTGATGGTTAATTTACCTTTCCCTTTGGTAAGAAAATCAGTAGCACGGTACTGGTCTCCGAATGCATGACGACCAATACAGATCGGCGCAGTCCAGTTAGGCACCAAGCGAGGAATGTTTTTGATAACGATCGGTTCGCGGAAAACGGTACCATCCAAAATATTACGGATTGTTCCGTTCGGAGAACGCCACATCTGCTTTAAACCAAATTCTTCAACGCGTGCCTCATCAGGAGTGATGGTTGCACATTTGATACCTACACCGTATTCTTTAATTGCATTGGCTGCATCGATCGTTACCTGATCATCGGTAGCGTCACGATGTTCCATACCCAAATCAAAATACTTGATATCAAGATCCAAATAGGATAAAATCAGTTTATCTTTAATAAATTTCCAGATGATGCGAGTCATCTCATCACCATCCAATTCAACTACTGGGTTTGCTACTTTAATTTTCTGTATTGACATATTATTAAAAAAAATTATTGACTTATTTTCAAAAGTCCCAAATATACAATTTTGATCGTACTTATTTTAACCTAATTCATTTATTAACATTCAGATGAACTTAATTTTTTAAAACCTGCGTTTACACTTGTTTTGTCTTTACAGGTAGTGCACTTGTTATTGACCCGTTACTAACCCGTATAAACAGTGATTTGTACGGGTTGGCAACGGGAGCACTACGGGTTCACAACGGGTTCATGTAAAACAAAGCCTAACGAATATGAACACAAAACGCTCAAAAATCATCTGCGTAATTTCAGTAGTCGATGTTAGCGGAGAGCGCATATTGCGCATATCAACTGAAACAATTTTTCTTTATCCAATGTTGCTTCTTAAAAGGAGGAATTATGTCAAAGCAAAAAAAACAATACGATAACCTACCAGAGGAAAACAAGTTTAATGAAGGGAAAGAGGAAGCTTCGCAAGACTTGAAATACAATGCAGAAGAAGATAGCTTTGAGCTGGATGTTCAGGGCGACGATGAAGATGACTATATCCATGAATCACCCTATGATACTGCTGCGGAAGATGGGGAAGATATGGATTCGGATTGGGACGAAGCAAATTTATCTGTTGGTGATGAATATGAGGATTTCAACGAAGAGGAAGAAGTAAAAGAATTGGGCATGCGCATTGACAAAGGAAAAATTGTCGAATTGGATGCGATGGATGAGAAGCTGGCTGAAACACCTGAAGATAAGCGTACGGACTTGGATGAAGAGGGTTATCCAAAACGGGATGCGGACGAAGAAGGTGAATAAAAGTTTGGGTATATTGGTTAATTTCTATAAATTTCCGACAAACCAAGCAGAACAATCTTATGAAGGTTTCCGATTTCCTAAATCAATATGCCAACCATCCGCATTATAAATCACCAACTGGAACAAAACTACATGCTAAGAGCTGGCAGACAGAGGCTCCGCTAAGGATGTTGTTAAATAATCTGGATGCTGAGGTTGCAGAGAACCCGGATGAATTGGTAGTCTATGGCGGAATCGGTCAGGCAGCCCGAAACCGGGAATCCCTTCAAAAAATTATAGAAATATTATTGGAGCTGGATAATGATCATTCACTATTGGTTCAATCGGGAAAACCGGTCGGCATTGTTCGCTCCCATCCAGCAGCTCCGCGTGTGTTGATTGCAAATAGTAACCTGGTGCCTCATTGGGCTACTTGGGATCATTTCAATGAGCTGCGGAGCAAAGGCTTGATGATGTATGGGCAAATGACTGCCGGAAGTTGGATTTACATTGGTACGCAGGGAATTTTACAGGGCACCTATGAGACCTTTATGGCTTGTGCACAAAAAGAATTTAACGGTGATTTGACTGGAAAGCTGATCGTCACAGCCGGATTAGGCGGAATGGGCGGTGCTCAGCCTTTGGCTGCTACCATGGCGGGGGCTGTTTTTCTTGGCGCCGATGTCGACCCTGAACGTATCAAAAAGCGCTTGGCAACCAAGTATATCGACCGCATGACCGATTCTTACGATGAAGCGATCCAATGGGTTAAAGAAGCCGTATCGGAACAAAAGCCATTGTCAGTTGGCTTGGTTAGCGATGCGGGCGATCTACTTGAAAAATTATTGGCCGATAATCTTATCCCGGATATCTTAACCGATCAAACTTCTGCTCATGATCCGCTCAATGGTTATGTGCCTCATGG from Pedobacter indicus carries:
- a CDS encoding NADP-dependent isocitrate dehydrogenase gives rise to the protein MSIQKIKVANPVVELDGDEMTRIIWKFIKDKLILSYLDLDIKYFDLGMEHRDATDDQVTIDAANAIKEYGVGIKCATITPDEARVEEFGLKQMWRSPNGTIRNILDGTVFREPIVIKNIPRLVPNWTAPICIGRHAFGDQYRATDFLTKGKGKLTIKFEGEDGNTQEFEVFNFKGDGVALAMYNTDESIYGFARACFNQALSKKWPLYLSTKNTILKKYDGRFKDIFEEVYQNEFKAQFDEAGITYEHRLIDDMVAAALKWNGNFVWACKNYDGDVQSDTVAQGFGSLGLMTSTLITPDGKTMEAEAAHGTVTRHYREHQKGNPTSTNPIASIFAWTRGLAFRGKLDNNQELIDFANTLEAVCIETVESGKMTKDLAVCIHGSKVEKEHYLNTEDFLAAIDENLKKRLSN
- a CDS encoding (Fe-S)-binding protein, which encodes MTDLHIPTVAELSAKGEIPDILFWVGCMGSYDERAQRITKDICKILQHVGLKYAILGEEESCTGDPAKRAGNEFLFQMQAMMNIQVLDGYQIKKIVTACPHCFNTIKNEYPALGGHYETIHHTQLIQELIDSGKLKAEGGESFKGKRITYHDPCYLGRANGVYEAPRKALETLDADLIEMRRCKSNGLCCGAGGAQMFKEPEKGKKDINVERTEEILETKAQVVASSCPFCMTMLRDGVKHFEKEKEIDVLDIAEITARANGL
- a CDS encoding OmpA family protein, with amino-acid sequence MKKNTLSVICIAVSLVLFSCSSKQMQIKDGAVVTYNGKTVEGSRSDNLTQTDRGLMMTFESDVLFPTNSSYLTEQAKQDLLRFVETVADYPNANIQVDGHTDATGTAEYNKWLSDKRATSVKDFLANSGISASRISTAGYGLEKPVATNKTKEGRQQNRRVEITILD
- a CDS encoding (Fe-S)-binding protein, encoding MLSQIIFTILLLGAIALFTINVRKIIRNIKLGRSEDRSDRPAERLRTMLLVAFGQKKMFKRPIPALLHLFVYLGFVIINIEMLEIVIDGLAGTHRVFSGMGTFYNFLIASFEWLALAVLLGCVIFLLRRNIVRVKRFFGTEMTSWPKTDANLILIMEILLMSAFLIMNAADYKLQQLGAEHYTAAGSFPVSSFLVNMLPENISNLVLIERAAWWFHIIGVLIFLNYLVVSKHLHIILAFPNTYFSRLEPKGKFPLMESVTTEVKAMLDPSFTPPPPSEEPMRFGSKDVSDLSWKSLLDAYTCTECGRCTSVCPANITGKLLSPRKIMMDTRDRLTEVGKNIDKNGSFQPDEKSLLDNYITQEELWACTTCNACVEACPVNIDPLKIIMELRQYAVMEESQAPAPINAMFGNVENNGAPWKYSPSDRANWAKA
- a CDS encoding TolB family protein yields the protein MKIYTNTHKQLLIKLLYTLLLSISFSPVSAQLISSDQAPPSVKWEQINEPSFNLIYPTELRDLAEQTAIVLKTNIRSISHTLGIKPRKINIILQNRTLEANGYVQLAPRKSEFYTTPPQGGDPVDWITTLAVHEYRHVVQFDKLTGSIKFPFEELGLAFFGVALPSWFYEGDAVLTETRFTKGGRGVIPSWEMNFRANLLEDKNYSYQKDYLGSYKDITPGYYQLGYFMTTKLHRDYGDSITNRLLSRIAKNPIRPYNFSRSLKKITGYNTKQWHQQTVDELRDLWQAQSSSLSIKEYTKQAVPSSKFPTSYYYPQASDNGVIYAIKESPLRVNSIIQLKDGKETVEVVKTGRQNSPYFSYAAEQFVWNEIREDPRFKLRSYSVIHYYDLSTKRRWKITKKSRLFSPSLSKDATKIAAIEIDLKNENYLVVIDTETGNEINRIPSPGDRNLSHPSFQPDGSHILVVGRNSEGSSIIEFSLANKSSRILLDHQIQEIADPSYTGDGILFKAHYNGIDNLYLLNPETGEIRQLTSVRYGAFNPSYQAEDNKIFFSNYTGRNYEIQSLYLDTLHSRDIRDIENSFISYFKPLSDTINLPRAHSLDSTRKFQHKAYKEIAHLFNFHSISINDGEYDNLTEYKPGLFFLSNNIMNTLAVKVGGTFDPDIHALNFQTEFAYNRYYPKFSAAYHNREQLANVRHPQSKEIYPARWREHYSQFQVQFPFSINRLNYNYNINLGIASSYTHRYGINRPDFQNVLIKHIEFPLHYQVSLGRNARRAQLDLAPRWGQNISLNYRHLPFSHLTGTRLALQSTFYFPGLATNHSTQLRFNMQERSGVFAYENIIPMVSGFDQLTPTQPSNTLFLNYKLPIAYPDFDIGPLAYVKSFKANLFADFEDIGVGNQPKPRTYGVQLLADVNFFRFVLPEFELGLKGIAVNENNPKKFILQYSLSYSY
- the hutU gene encoding urocanate hydratase, which encodes MKVSDFLNQYANHPHYKSPTGTKLHAKSWQTEAPLRMLLNNLDAEVAENPDELVVYGGIGQAARNRESLQKIIEILLELDNDHSLLVQSGKPVGIVRSHPAAPRVLIANSNLVPHWATWDHFNELRSKGLMMYGQMTAGSWIYIGTQGILQGTYETFMACAQKEFNGDLTGKLIVTAGLGGMGGAQPLAATMAGAVFLGADVDPERIKKRLATKYIDRMTDSYDEAIQWVKEAVSEQKPLSVGLVSDAGDLLEKLLADNLIPDILTDQTSAHDPLNGYVPHGMSLKEAEQLREQDPKSYQEKSIQSMARHVNLMLDLQQRGAVTFDYGNNLREFALQGGVKDAFDFPGFTPAYLRPLFCEGKGPFRWAALSGDPEDIYVTDRALMEAFPENKPLIKWLEMAQEKVAFQGLPCRICWLGMGEREKAGKIFNNLVRSGKVKAPIVIGRDHLDCGSVASPNRETEGMLDGSDAVSDWPLLNLMSNAVGGATWISFHHGGGVGIGYSQHAGMVVLADGTDRAEKCLERVLYNDPAMGVFRHTDAGYDQASRWADKFDLKVW
- a CDS encoding alpha/beta hydrolase; its protein translation is MKKIYLILSFVLLSGVVFSAEVDTVEVYSKAMNKNIKTVTILPESYEEEADFPVLYLLHGYGGNYADWVNRAPELKALADRYSMIVVCPDGGVGSWYWDSEEDSSFQYETFVAKELIAWVDGELKTRKDRTARGITGLSMGGHGALYLAMRHQDVFGAGGSMSGGVDIRPFPLRWDMAKRLGSYAENPDRWEKHTVVNQVHLLTPGSLELLIDCGTEDFFYQVNESLHDKLLARNIPHSYIVRPGAHNWDYWTEAIHYQALFMHRYFEKATSAD
- a CDS encoding LapA family protein, whose protein sequence is MRAKTIFIIIMTVLVTIILMNNTDTVTFWIFGDVQIPKLAILGVLFALGFLLGFLARGKRKRVEQEFTIQKSTEPAIGYGDDTSSDDDFADQNYIR